CTCGGTCTGGGCCAGGCGCGCGGGACGGTCGGCGGAGACCACCTGGGCGGGGGCCGAGAGGGTGCCCGCCTTGAGGGTGGCATTCAGCGTGACCGGGCGCTCGTCCGAGAAGGGAACCTTGCCGATGACGAGCGGCAGGTAGCCGGGAGCCTCGACCTTGACCGGGAAGGTGCCGGGCTTCAGTCCTTCGAGCCGGTAGCTTCCGTCGGTATTGGCCTCGGCGCGGCGATCGGGGCCCACGACCGTGATGCGGGCACTCGCGACGGGGCGGCCCGTCTGCTTGTCCTTGACCGTGCCCGAGAGGGTGGCCGCCAGAGAAGGGGAGGCGACCAGGACGGTCGCGGCGAGGGCGATCGCCGTGCTTGCGAGGGTGCGTGCGTTCATCAGGGCGTCGCTCCGGTGGTGGCAGAAGAGGGCGTGGCCTCGGGGACGGCGAGATCGGCGGGGTCAGCGTCGGGTTCGGGCTCGATGCGGGCCTCGACCTTGGCCTCGGCGAGCTCGAAGCGCACGGGGATCCGGATGCTCGCGGCCACCCTGACGCCGTTTCGCTCGGCGGCCTTGAAGCGGGTGCCGCGCACCGCGTCGAGCGCGGCCTTGGCGAAGGTTCGGTTCGAGCTCGAGACCACCTCGGCGCTCGCCACGCGGCCGTCGGCCTCGACGTAGGCGACGACCACGGCGCTACCGCTCTGGCCCGAAAGGCGCGCCACCTCGGGATAGGCCACGCGCAAGCTGCCGATGGGGGCGGGAAGCCTGTCGAGCGCGCTGGTCGCGCCCGCCTCGTCCGAGACGTCGAGCACCAGCGGGGCGGGTGCCGAGGCGGTGCTCTCGGCCTCCAGGGTTTCGCCCACGGGCACGGCCATGGTGCCGCCCTCGCCTTCGCCCGCGCTCATGCCGAAAGTCTGGGCGGCGTTGCCGGGCTGGGTGGGGCTTGCCGCGGGCCGGCTCGCGGCGGGTCGCGCCTTTGCCGCCTGCTTCGCGCCCTTGACCTTGGCCTTGGGCGGCTCCTTCTTGGGCTCGGGGGGCTTGGGCTTCGGGGCCTCGGTCTGGACCATCTGGATGGGGATGACCTTGCGGATCAGCTCCTGGCCCACCGGGACGCGCATGAGGAAGAAGGCCAGCAGGAGGTGGCCGCCGACCGAGACGGCCACGACCGCGGGCATGCGGGTGCGAGGAGGAGCTGCCATCTCAGGGGCGCTCGACGGCGAAAGCCAGGTCGGTGATCCCCGCCTGGCGCACGG
This genomic window from Pantanalinema sp. contains:
- a CDS encoding TonB family protein — protein: MAAPPRTRMPAVVAVSVGGHLLLAFFLMRVPVGQELIRKVIPIQMVQTEAPKPKPPEPKKEPPKAKVKGAKQAAKARPAASRPAASPTQPGNAAQTFGMSAGEGEGGTMAVPVGETLEAESTASAPAPLVLDVSDEAGATSALDRLPAPIGSLRVAYPEVARLSGQSGSAVVVAYVEADGRVASAEVVSSSNRTFAKAALDAVRGTRFKAAERNGVRVAASIRIPVRFELAEAKVEARIEPEPDADPADLAVPEATPSSATTGATP